From Malaya genurostris strain Urasoe2022 chromosome 2, Malgen_1.1, whole genome shotgun sequence:
AGTAGATTCTCTCGAAAATTAggcataaatatcaaaaacatcaATTGTGGTCTTTTACGACACCGGAGCAGGAACATAAGGAATCTATTTTGGCTGTTTCTTTTCATCGCCGGATTTCACTAGGCCTTCAGACTAATGCTATCCGAACGAGATTAGTTACTAACAATCTTCTATCAAGACCCCTTAAAAAGGCCGTTTGTTATAATATTTGATAAATCGATTGAGGTCTGGAGATTAATGGTACCCATTATCCTCCGGACTGATCCATCCTAGCGATCCACTAGGTTTCTGTGCTGAGAATAGATCCACAGGGTTTATGTGCCAATCGATTAAGTTATCTATCTACTAATTTGGATGAATCATTCTAAACTTCCTCGAAGCATAATTTGTACTTCACTAGAGTCGAAAAAAATAATGTCTTTAATCGAATTAATGATATAACAGATGCTAGAGATTTGATGATTCCACATTTATCTCAACGGGAAAATAGACGGCTTCCGACACTATAAATAACGTTGCAATATATTAGGAATTTAAGGTTTAACACACAGAGTTTAATCTCGCACAATCGATGTGTCGGTCTGTTCAATGTTTTAATTACTAGTTTTCGGGTAGAACGAGATCCTTTCACGCtatttgggttcgattcccaaccccgcacataggatcacaTCAAGAAGTTTTTAAAGTCCGAGAAAGGTATACATGTGTTCATAGATTGCAATGTGTATCATCTCAATATTTCTGTTTCCTCAGTCCTTTGGCTCAGAAAGGGGAATGGAATCATGTCCTTTTTGTTACCTCTGGGAGCCGCAAACAGCGTGGACATTGTCCAAAGtctgcacacctagtagtttgattACATGTTAAATGTAGCTCTCTCTTAAATTGCGTTGTGGAATGCTTGGTACTTTCTCTGGCATTTGTTACTTTCACTCAGGTCCTCACTAATGctacacctactcatcaatcaTCATTCATATCCCACTATGGGgatgcaaaaaatacaaaaaaataaatggaCAATGATAGAAACAACCAGAGCAGATTAGAAAAGTTAGTGTTAGTAGACGAATCATTTCTAGATAAAGTAGATCgtaagtaccgcttcagacatgaaAGCTATATAgaaaagcagggccaagaccgaagcggatacaatacgAAATTCTCCGAAGTTTCACTAACGAAGACATTAAAAACACAAAAtcagttggtaggatgacaaaataacgGGAGCGGGTtagttcgccgaaagccatttcgccgaaagtcgtttggccgccgacccgcttTCGTTAGGgccgaggtcggacagcacaggaATCAAATCgttgtggcgaagccgcattagatatttttcacttagtaaacgggaaataccacatacatttgcttggtagatacacctatgcaattgcgttgatgcttagtggctaatagtcaacaagttttcttgggaactccgttctgaggttcatgaatcaatctttattccagagtacaagaatcaatctttattcaagaagtacaattgtaggtcaacaaaacggacgttaacgtattatcattcatttgtgtttattttaaatcaattccaattataatattgaggtagcgcttcgccgtggtcacgggagttcgctgcctatcctggggtttcacgcactttacccaaaattgtgagaaaacggtaaagaaaacggaaattccaagaacatacgattctagataattaatttttctatcgagtcgtatataaactgtgcctgataaacgtttttatcgaaagatttcgtgcgagttttaaaaataaatgagtttttccttattctttcgcacgcacacaatgtcaacgcatgcattgggatgtgaaaaatgccacatgcggtagacgctaacaacatttcttttgttttcgttgtccgttctctctgtgtaaacgttgaataaagatgagtagaaaatgtaagtaagtgttactactttgtaaaataatttctattcatgtttcagtagaaccagaaatcagtaatgattttcatcgctactagctttgaagctttgttgaaaacgtagcacatccctacatatgcaagttgtttatagcgagaaatggaaaaaagaaaaccaaaggTTTAAcgaaactcgcacgaaatctcgcgaaagaaaagctttctaactaatatttttcgccaaatgcatagtaaaatcatttacctacaatcgtatgtttttgatttttcgtgaatcgggttagtattggagaaatttgcaatttagagtgaaatttcggcgacaaagcaagaggaagtagtgagttgtctcgcttcgacttgaccacggcgaagcgctaccttaagacaattgcagaaaTCGGCGAAAtcacattcggcgaagtggcccattcgacgaaatgtcattcggcgaaatgatcctttcggcgaaatgatcatttcggcgaaacggctttcagcgaaatgaccctgatcccaaaATAacgatacgatacagacgcatgtCCTATAAGGGGAAAAAATAGCATGTGATATGAATTAATATATTGGTGAactgttttcgattttttcttattttaaattaacaTCTTATAGCAAATGTGTACATATTGATATTAAGGATACTTACATAATTTGATCTAAATGGAATTGAAATGCATTCCGAATAGATCATGGATTGACTTTATTTGGTGTCGCTTGAAACAGACGGCGAGCTTGAAAAACCTGATGGCTGATTAAATGAGACTACTCAGTTCAAAATTGTCTATCTCGTAAAAGAGCTCAAATATTACTATGGAACTTCAGCTTGCTCAAACTTTCCAATCGGTTACGAGAAAATAATTTACGCAATTTGCGCCTCATTGTGAGTGTGAAGGTAACCAAATGTAACAATGAAAACCGTAAATGATTCTGTGTTCGATTGATGAAAACTCACTTCTCAATCGATCAGTAACAAAATATATAGATCTTCTGGTAATATCTTTTAGGCAAACAATTAAGTATGTTTCCATTAAACAAAACATTGAGGTTCATTTCAGCATCATTCAAAAGTATAGATTAAAATGCATTTTTATAGACACTGATACTGTCGAAAGGTTCCCTTATCTCGTTCGGTGTCGCATATTTGTCTACCCAAATTTTCGATGGTACCGTCAGAACATATGAAATCGAAATCAAGTCTTCCTTCCGTTTTATTTAGcttatgatgattttttttgtcatattCCGAACCCGTTCACGAGGTCGATCTGAAGACATCAAAAGCTTTATTTAACTTGAAATAACAtcaataacaaaattatttgttcttttttattttcaattccagGTGTTTCAACAAGTACATTATAAGAATATACCATgatattaagaaaaaaaagtcaACTTCACgctaaaaaatcgtagtgaacCATTCAATTTAAAGCTGATATattctgtttcaccatcaactaTACTATCCGTATTGCATGACATAACTATTATCCGTATCCTGCTGTGAGTCTGCTTTCTACCGCTGGCGGCTGCAGGGACCAGAAATCGGTAAAATAAAACTTGTAAAAAGAAGAAGTAAATCAACCGGCAACGACAGAATATATGTTGGTAGAAACAGTTGAATACGTATCTGGATAAGACATCTCTCTTCGCTAGTATACGCTCACATAAACACCGATTGTGGGCAGTACGAGCGGTAGGTGGTGCCGTATTAAATTAGAGCCACCATAGTCATTAGTTTGTAAGTAATTATTAGCCCAATATTCTGTGGAAACATCAACAGCTGTTCGCGAGGACACACTAACACTATACTTAGGTACTAAAGTAATCAGTAATCTCCGATGGCAGGAAGCATAAAACAAGGTAAATAATCAGATACCAATCAGGTTCTTGTTTCGGGATAATTGGATTCACAATATGTTTTCGTTTCAGACGATATGTGCTACGTCGTAGccaaatacgattatgccgcaCAAGGTGCTCAAGAGCTggatcttagaaaaaatgaacggTATATGTTGCTGGACGACAGCAAACACTGGTGGCGAGTTCAGAATGCACACAACCAGTCGGGTTATGTACCGAGTAATTACGTTAAGAAAGAAAAGAAATCGGTTTCCTtgttcgacagttttaaaaagaaagtaaaaaagGGTTCGTCGGGTAGCAAAACACTTCCAAATTGCTCACCATCTCGTCAGGTGGATAGTCCAACGATGAGTCGGAGGTTACCTCCAGATCCATCAGAAGCGGTTGGTAAGTGTTATTTTTCCAAATCCACTACATCTGTGAGCAGATCTCTTGATCTTCTCtttattacagcttcaactcctATCGGAACTGCCATAGTAAAATATAACTATCAagcccagcagcaggatgaactATCACTAATTAAGGGTACACGAATACTGATCCTCGAAAAGTCCAACGATGGGTGGTGGCGCGGCCAAAGTGGTTCTGCCACCGGATGGTTTCCTAGTAATTACACGACAGAGGAAACCGAAGATGATACTGTTCACACCTATGCCATGGCAGAAAACGTATTAGACATTGTGGTGGCACTTTACTCGTTCAACTCGAATAATGATACGGAATTATCATTTGAGAAAGGGGATCGTTTAGAGATTCTCGATCGGCCTGCAACAGATCCTGAATGGTGCGTTCTTGTTATTGTTGTTCAATTCAATCATTTTATTAAACTAGTATTTCCTTTCTGTAGGTTCAAAGCTCGCAACAACAATGGTCAGGTCGGTTTGGTACCACGAAACTATCTTCAGGAGCTAACCGAATATCTGGCGCAACCGTATCGCAGTAACAATGGTAGTGGTCCTGATTCGTTAGATCGACGGCCTAACGAACAGCAAACGAACAACAATAATTCAAACTCTGCAAACAGCAACAATAACAACTCTCAACAGTTGGACCGACCACCACTGACTGGGAAAAGCTGGTACTACGGTGCTATCACGCGAAGTCAATGTGATACGGTGCTAAATACTCACGGTCACGATGGAGACTATCTAATCAGAGATAGTGAAACAAATGTAAGTATCATATCTACGAAAGTGATCATTTAATTTTACAAGTTAATATTTGCGTGTCCAAGAAATTAATTTTGCGAAAAAAAGAATGTTTCCGTAATGGTTGTGGCTCTAGGTTTGTGTTATCTAGGGTTGATAGTTCAATGTATGTGACGTTGGGCTTTACAAGTCAGCCCTGATTTGGAcaaattcttagtgtcaacagGATCATAGCACTAGTCATGCAAAGCTAATAATCGGCTGCGACATCACTTGGTCAAAATCCATGAAAGTAATGTAAAACCAAAACTATGTTTTGCTTTTTTGTAACAATGACCGTTTCGTATTATGGGAATCGGGGGAAAAAGCTAGAAATGTTTTTCGAAATAGTAataccagtggcgtctcgtgacaaaatttacgggttgtgcactgagcATGTTgtatgatatcagatgtaaACTATTTGTTGTAAGTGAAGACTGGTGGATATGTTCTGCGAAATCGTTATGTGAAGATAAATcagatatacaaaaaaaaaacgcgaagcGTTGCCATGCAcgttatttaaataatatacAACGTACAATGAAATCTAACCCGAGAGCTTTCTGGAAGCATGTtaatgagcaaaggaaagaatTTGGTTTGCCATCACAAATGCAATTCGGAGATCGTATTGGTTCGTCTATTCAAGAAATTTGCCTCGAAAAGGTTCGCAAGCGTTTTCTCTTGCGATTTTCTATCTCCGCAGGAAACAGCACGCGCCGCGAATAATGTTCCTGTATCCAATTATGCTTTGCACTCGATCAATATAGACGAGGAATCGATACAaacggcaatcgttggtatgatGAAGGCTTCCACCTCTGCAGGCCCAGACGCCATACCAGCAGTCATCTTAAAGAAATGTTCAACCGGGTTAATTGCCCCCCTTTGCCGTTTATTTAATATGTCACTAGCTACGGGAGTATTCCCCAACTTATGGAAAGCTTCATTCATGTTTCCGGTCTACAAGAAAGGAGACAAAAGAGATATAAACAACTACCGTGGTATAACTTGTATAAGCGTTATCCCCAAACTATTCGAAAAAGTAATACTGACTCCAATTTTCAATCATTGCAAGCAGTATATCGATGATTcccaacatgggtttatgccaaAGCGTTCCACAACCACCAATCTATTATCCTTTACATCGTACGTGACCAACGCCATGTCAAATGGTTTTCAGACGGACGTAATCTATACCGATCTTTGCCTCGCCTTCGATAAAATTAATCATGACATCACAATAGCAAAACTGGATCGACTTGGTTTTGGTACAAACGTCCTTCGatggatacaatcatatctcaggaaTCTGGAAGGACCGCGCATATCTTTTGCAGATGACCTCAAGATATACCGTGTTAATCGCAACTCAAAGGATGCGACGTTTCTTCAGCGACAAATGGCAATCTTTTCGGATTGGTGAAAATTGAATCACATGACCGTTAATCCAGAAAAATCATTACGTTTACGAGAAAAAAAGTgcctttgaaattcgaatactTTATTGAGCGATTTATGATTGGTAGATCGACGTGCATCAAGGACCTCGGCGTTTTTCTTGACGAGCAGTTAACATTCAAGCAACACACCAACTACATTGTGGCTAAAGCTGCCTTGGATTTGTGATGAGAATGGCTAAGCATTTTACGGATGTTTACTGCTTGAAATCCCTATACTGTTCACTCGTTCGCTCTACTCTGGAATATTGTTCAGCtgtttggaaccctcactacctCAATGGCGTTAATAGAATCGAGTCGATTCATCGTAGATTCGTTCGATTCGCTCTTCGCCGTTTACCTTGGACcaatcctcatcaactaccgagttatgaaagtcgcggattgctaATCGGTCTAGACACACTGCAAGTAAGACGGGAGCTATCGCGTGCTTTAATGATAGCAATTGTTTTGAATGATAGGATCGACTGCCCCACATTGCTCCGTGAAgtcaacatcaatgttcgtcctcgagctctccgcaacaatgcttttcttcgacttcctttacgccGTACTAACTACGGGATAAACGGTGCGATTATCGGCTTACAACGATCATTCAATCGAGTGTCATCTGAGTTCGACTTCAATCTTTCACGGCATAAAACAAGGACCAAATTCTTACATAGTATTAGAATTAATCTTTAGGACCACatcgtgtctgttgattttacaataaataaataaattcttatgcaaaaaaaaaatcacactgtaacttcggaaccgaaagtcggatcaacAGGCGACGGAGACGAGGCGACGGGCAACGATTGACGTGCACCAAATGATCTGATCTTAATTGCCTTCAAATTCACGAAAAATGGCAGCTTGAGATTGCGTATAAGAATCGAGCACATCGTCGCGAAAATTTGGGTAGTAGCCGTTATGTGACTTACCATAAGATTCAGGCATGCTTGGGCGTTAGTTCCACTTTCATTCGTTCAATACTGTATGAACATTTTGTCATCAAAAAGACTTGTTGCAGCTGGATACCACATAATTTTGattatgataataatgataattaaATACCGTCTATAAGATCGGAACGAGTGAAAAATCATGGATCAAAGTCgggtgtacgttatttggccgaattttgtttggcataactttggcataaatttgtttggcgtaacttttgtttggcataatgtcgtttggcataatgtcgtttggcataaaataaaaaatatatgctgtttcatttggcataattgttgtttggcataattttcatttggcaTGATTTCAATTGTGCATATTTTCTTTTGATTCGTTTTATTCTGGGAGTAATTTAAAAGGTTGAAATACATAACGGCCTGAAACACTTGGATTATAGGTTTTCCAATTAGTGATTGGACGACTCGGACTGCGTTGCCTTGTCCTCGTTGTGGTCTAAAACTAGAAAATAATCTCTAAAGGCGGCTTCGCCGCCTtgcttttttttaatgcgaggccaagggatagctcctagctttgaatagaccgggcaaacgaattGATTACAGGTTTGTGTGCGCGGGCCGCCACACACTAtgtctttttattttatgtcaaaagacattatgccaaacaaatttatgccaatCAAACGTTATGCCagtcaaatttattccaaacaaaattcggccaaataacgtacacccATCAAAGTCATATGAAGCCGAAACTAAACTACAATCGTctgtattgttttattttaagaCAAGGATGTTGAATTGCGTAGTCAACCTTTTTCGACGCCTGAGTGACACCTGAAAAAGTACTGATTTGTATGTAGAAttctttgaaaacaaaaaagccaattttaaaacaaccctttgtttttaattttatatctatCTCTTGTATATGATTTTTGAAAGGTGTTGATAAGAATTATACTATGTTCGTGACGACTTTACGCCAAAAAAACACATAGTCCAATTCGTTGAATTTACTAACGTTTGATGATAGATCgataaaacactcaatttgatTTCTTGTACACTTTTTTCATGCGCTAATACATTTCTTATTTTATCTATTTCTAGATGGGCGATTATTCGGTATCTCTGAAAGCCCCGGGTCGTAACAAGCATTTTCGTGTGCACGTGGAGGGTAACATGTACTGCATCGGGCAACGTAAATTTCACACACTAGATCAACTAGTGGACCATTACCAAAGAGCACCTATCTACACCAACAAGCAAGGTGAGAAGCTGTATCTAGTGCGGCCTCTGCCGAAAGCGAATGGAACTTAAGGGTGATTTCGCGACCGATTTTGTTTGTTGTCAGGTAAGCGCGCATTTTTTACTGTTTATATACTAGTGGCAAAAGCGAGCAAAATCACACACGCATTATAATATAAGGCTACAAAAAAAGGTTACGTGAGACGAAAGTATATTGGACAACCTAAAACATTACGCAAAAATGACGCGTatattgataattattattatttatttatcaagACAATGAAAATTCGGGACGCATGGAACGCCCATTTCGgacgttaaaataacaaaaaaaaatatactcgAAGAGCAGAATCACAATTTAGTCACAAAATATAGAACCGAATGAATGTGGTCGAGTTTTCAAGAAAGCAGAAAAAGACGAATCTTTTTAAATTAACGTACGTGTATTCGCGCATCCTACTAAGCAAAGCAGTACATATTACCCCTCAAGTAAAATGTATCGTCTACAACATACAGTTAAATTGATCATATTAACATCCACTAATGCTTTGTAAACAGaacataacattcaaataatatacaattgaaataactggtgcaGCTTCCCaacatttgaaataaaattaaaacatatAGTACATGAATGGTTTTATAGTCACAGAGAAGTGTAACCGTATATGGGTATACAACAAAACTAGTATTCCGGCCAGCGTTTTTAGCGAAATCTAGATTTGTTTGATTGTGCTTTTGCCAGATCCACTATTGGTGTTGTATTCAGGAAAACACTGAGATTACTGCAGCAGTTACTAGCAGCAGTTTTTATACTTTTGTTCTGGTTTCCCAGCGTAATTGGGAGATTATCATTATCTACATCAACTGGCACAAAATTAAATCGAGATGTTGTTTTTAAAGCATTCCAACAGCGGTATTTTAACCACCGAACCACCTAACAATCCATCAATTGTTTGATCATACACTTTTGAACTAATCTTCTCCTCAAAATTGTCGTGCTGAATCTGGATAAATAAGATAAAGCATAAAGTATatgttcatttttattttttaccaacGAGGTGCAATTTTTTTACTTGTGAATAAGATctatattttatgtttaataTATTCGCTACTTGCGTTTTGTGCTATGGTTATATCATTCATCTATCATTAAttgattcatttgaaaaaaatatctgcttACGAAGGAGTTTCTGAAAGTTCTAGTTCATCCATATGTTTAATTATTGGTAGTCCTTGCATAACTGTTTCATATTGGTCGGTGATATGATGGTTATGCGCAGAACGGCAGCATAGTTTATTAATAGATTGAAGCAAAGTTCAACAATCCAAATAATCCAATAAATAACATAATACGGAAACAATGAAATAGAAATATTATGTTTTATGTATGATCCGAAAcactaaaaattattaaaacgaTAGCCTTTCACGCAGCGTACCTGTAATGGATCCTTAACACTCGTACATAGGATCAggaaacttttgtttctgatttcAACAGGCAAATAACCACAAGATTGAACTATCAAGCATCCACAAAGTAGCATTTCATTGTTTTCGCCGTTTATTTTCGGTGATGCGAAAGCAGTCTCCAATTTTCAAATGAACATATTTGCAGCCTGATTACATACTGATGATCTGTATTTAAATTCAGTTTTGTTATCTATGAACATGTATGATTGACCATGATAGCGCAAAGTTTTGGAAACAACGATTCGGAATAAAACGAaacttgaagtttttttttgtttcagttaGTTAATAactaatatgatcacaattgttTGAACTTTGTAGGAAAATTACTATTGAGAGTATATTATTTCCGTATTTTTTACACGTATTTCATTTCAATATCACTTGTTATCTTTGACCAGATTAGCCATTTCGTtgtatgttaaaaaaaatgaaattctttgTACGccttaatcattttttttatgttcggTGTATAAAAGTAACTATGGTATGCATTTTACCTAGTTTGCTTTCAAATAATCAAGTAATACCGACTTACACCTGCTATTTTAGTTAACTTAAAGATATATGCATGTATCACATTTTTCTAATGTATAATGAAACAATGGTGTAAAAACAAGAAACCACGAAAAAGTAGTCAAAACGAATAACATTCAA
This genomic window contains:
- the LOC131427004 gene encoding cytoplasmic protein NCK1; this encodes MAGSIKQDDMCYVVAKYDYAAQGAQELDLRKNERYMLLDDSKHWWRVQNAHNQSGYVPSNYVKKEKKSVSLFDSFKKKVKKGSSGSKTLPNCSPSRQVDSPTMSRRLPPDPSEAVASTPIGTAIVKYNYQAQQQDELSLIKGTRILILEKSNDGWWRGQSGSATGWFPSNYTTEETEDDTVHTYAMAENVLDIVVALYSFNSNNDTELSFEKGDRLEILDRPATDPEWFKARNNNGQVGLVPRNYLQELTEYLAQPYRSNNGSGPDSLDRRPNEQQTNNNNSNSANSNNNNSQQLDRPPLTGKSWYYGAITRSQCDTVLNTHGHDGDYLIRDSETNMGDYSVSLKAPGRNKHFRVHVEGNMYCIGQRKFHTLDQLVDHYQRAPIYTNKQGEKLYLVRPLPKANGT